One Desulfovibrio fairfieldensis genomic window carries:
- a CDS encoding BMP family lipoprotein: MPLFYQQRAVARLFGLLLAVLVFAAGTALAGPPAQSAQSGENASAASPLRVTLLLEHDGGQPWTDLLRAGLAKAERDFPLQTKVLVAPPESDQQETFRQAARESDLVLVASDRLHEILRNNAANFRKTMFGCIDAGIRAPNIMSVTFADEQAAYLAGAAAAMLTGRTGLPGINRDKTVGWLSGEDTPALRSLFSGFSGGAQLIDPEIRVINAVAGSFTDARAARGEARRLLDQGADVLALAAGAGNEGALAEARERGIYIVGLDTDQAQVLPGHVLTSILKRADRAVYEIVADASRGNFQGKKIITYDLSNDGVGITDPRAFTAAAGQNAPPDLERRLKELRAELLSGSIRLKSLRARTLCDCL; the protein is encoded by the coding sequence ATGCCGCTTTTTTACCAGCAAAGGGCCGTTGCCCGCCTGTTCGGGCTGTTGCTTGCCGTCCTTGTTTTTGCCGCCGGAACGGCCCTGGCCGGGCCGCCCGCGCAATCTGCGCAGTCCGGCGAGAACGCGTCCGCGGCCTCTCCCCTGCGCGTGACCCTGCTGCTGGAACACGACGGCGGCCAACCCTGGACGGATTTGCTGCGCGCCGGTCTGGCCAAAGCGGAGCGTGATTTCCCTCTCCAGACCAAGGTGCTTGTCGCCCCGCCGGAAAGCGACCAGCAGGAAACCTTCCGCCAGGCCGCGCGGGAGTCGGATCTGGTCCTAGTGGCGTCCGACCGGCTGCACGAAATTCTGCGCAACAATGCCGCCAACTTCCGCAAGACCATGTTCGGCTGCATTGACGCGGGCATACGCGCGCCCAACATCATGTCCGTCACCTTTGCCGACGAGCAGGCAGCCTATCTGGCAGGGGCCGCGGCGGCCATGCTGACCGGCCGGACCGGCCTGCCCGGCATCAATCGGGACAAGACCGTGGGCTGGCTTTCCGGCGAGGACACGCCCGCGCTGCGCTCCCTGTTCAGCGGCTTCAGCGGGGGCGCGCAACTCATTGATCCGGAAATCCGGGTCATCAACGCCGTGGCCGGTTCCTTCACCGATGCCCGGGCCGCCCGGGGGGAGGCGCGCCGCCTGCTGGACCAGGGCGCGGACGTGCTGGCGCTGGCCGCCGGCGCGGGCAACGAGGGGGCGCTGGCGGAAGCGCGGGAGCGCGGCATATATATTGTTGGCCTGGATACGGACCAGGCCCAAGTTCTGCCCGGCCATGTGCTGACCTCCATCCTGAAACGGGCGGATAGGGCCGTGTACGAAATCGTGGCCGACGCGTCCCGTGGCAACTTTCAGGGCAAAAAAATCATCACCTACGACCTGAGCAACGATGGCGTGGGAATTACGGACCCGCGCGCCTTCACGGCTGCGGCGGGCCAGAACGCGCCGCCGGACCTGGAACGCCGCCTCAAGGAATTGCGCGCGGAGCTGCTGAGCGGCTCCATCCGCCTCAAATCCCTGCGGGCCCGCACCCTCTGCGACTGCCTCTGA